A single window of Sulfurovum riftiae DNA harbors:
- a CDS encoding VOC family protein: MKREAMRYLGALGIALLLLGCTEPSAPAPKQEKAALPAITKENTHKHYRGKFVWHDLLTADTASAQTFYAKLFGWTYEKRGEYVLVMNKGRLIGGMMKVTPKAGEKAEAVWLPSLSVADVDKAVSYTKRRKGKVLNGPMDMKERGRGALISDPHGAHIVLLRSKSGDPLDRTPQMGDWLWNELWSNHLSKSYGFYRTLGGYDKTKPTDDYVILKRKGKWRAGIRNVQEDGLKVHWVPVIRVADPKVITAKVPKLGGRVLMEPQASFMNGDVAVIVDPSGALVIVQRWEEGGAQ, from the coding sequence ATGAAAAGAGAAGCAATGAGATATCTGGGGGCACTGGGCATCGCACTTTTGCTGCTGGGGTGTACGGAGCCGTCCGCTCCTGCACCAAAACAGGAGAAAGCGGCACTGCCTGCCATTACCAAAGAGAATACACACAAACATTACCGGGGAAAGTTTGTCTGGCATGACCTTTTGACGGCCGATACGGCTTCGGCACAGACATTCTACGCCAAACTTTTCGGGTGGACATATGAGAAACGAGGTGAGTATGTGTTGGTTATGAACAAGGGCAGATTGATCGGCGGGATGATGAAGGTCACACCTAAAGCAGGGGAAAAAGCGGAGGCAGTATGGCTGCCATCCCTCTCGGTTGCCGATGTCGATAAGGCGGTCTCTTATACAAAACGCAGGAAGGGTAAGGTCCTCAACGGTCCTATGGATATGAAAGAGCGGGGGAGAGGCGCACTTATAAGCGATCCTCACGGTGCACATATCGTACTGCTGCGTTCAAAAAGCGGCGATCCTTTGGACAGGACACCCCAAATGGGTGACTGGCTCTGGAACGAACTTTGGAGTAATCATCTGTCTAAAAGCTACGGTTTTTACCGTACTTTGGGAGGGTATGACAAAACGAAGCCGACAGACGACTATGTCATCCTGAAGCGCAAAGGGAAATGGCGTGCAGGGATCAGAAATGTCCAGGAGGATGGTCTGAAAGTGCACTGGGTACCCGTCATCCGTGTGGCCGACCCCAAAGTGATCACTGCAAAAGTACCCAAACTTGGCGGCCGTGTCCTTATGGAGCCGCAGGCATCATTCATGAACGGTGATGTGGCTGTGATCGTCGATCCTTCGGGCGCACTGGTG
- a CDS encoding linear amide C-N hydrolase — protein sequence MKKILSIFGALAFAITLFVSSASACSSFRISSEDGHHFFVFNFELGGKPGSEVVYYPRGTEFTANAPKGLKPAQWKSKYAVVGMDWFDQMMLVGGINEHGLAAANLNLPNYTEYQKASKEDNGKILAAWDVPTYFLTQFKNVEEVKAGFKDVKVVQQLWNIMGGEQNIEFHYTFQDPSGASIVVEYIKGEPKIYDNPLGVMTNSPDLAWQHINLNNYINLTAQDILTKKVGDKDLIATGMGTGMLGLPGDFTPVSRFVRAVAFTQTAQSAKTHDEALKMAIRISNTISFPEGVAKVILGDMAYTGKTDWVMIGDLSERKMYFRHYDYLNWRVIDLKELMKINTTKPLYFDLKKGPAFEDVSSRLAPKNK from the coding sequence ATGAAAAAAATATTATCTATCTTCGGAGCGCTTGCCTTTGCCATAACACTCTTTGTCTCATCGGCCAGCGCCTGCTCTTCCTTCCGTATCAGTAGTGAGGACGGTCACCACTTTTTTGTCTTTAACTTCGAACTGGGAGGCAAACCGGGTTCCGAGGTTGTCTACTATCCGCGCGGTACCGAGTTTACCGCCAATGCTCCAAAAGGCCTCAAGCCTGCGCAATGGAAGAGCAAGTATGCCGTTGTCGGTATGGACTGGTTCGATCAGATGATGCTCGTAGGCGGCATCAACGAGCATGGATTGGCAGCTGCCAACCTGAACCTTCCAAATTACACGGAGTATCAGAAAGCCAGCAAAGAGGATAACGGAAAGATCCTGGCAGCCTGGGATGTGCCTACCTATTTCCTGACACAGTTCAAGAATGTGGAAGAGGTCAAAGCCGGGTTCAAAGATGTCAAAGTGGTACAGCAGCTGTGGAACATTATGGGCGGTGAGCAGAATATAGAGTTCCACTATACTTTCCAGGATCCTAGCGGTGCATCCATTGTGGTCGAGTACATCAAAGGGGAGCCGAAGATCTATGACAACCCCTTGGGTGTCATGACCAATTCGCCTGACCTTGCGTGGCAGCATATCAATCTGAATAACTACATCAATCTGACAGCACAGGATATACTGACCAAAAAAGTGGGTGACAAAGACCTCATAGCTACAGGCATGGGAACAGGTATGCTTGGACTGCCGGGAGACTTCACGCCTGTGTCACGATTTGTACGTGCCGTAGCTTTCACACAGACTGCACAATCTGCAAAGACACACGATGAGGCATTGAAAATGGCGATACGCATTTCCAACACTATCTCCTTTCCCGAAGGGGTTGCAAAAGTCATTTTGGGAGATATGGCCTACACCGGTAAAACGGACTGGGTGATGATAGGTGACCTGAGTGAGAGAAAGATGTATTTCCGACACTATGACTATCTGAACTGGCGGGTGATCGACCTCAAAGAGCTGATGAAGATAAACACAACCAAGCCGCTCTATTTCGATCTGAAAAAAGGGCCGGCGTTCGAAGATGTCAGCAGCCGGCTGGCACCCAAAAACAAATAG